The DNA sequence CTGTCTGGGCCACAAACCTGGCTGAGACAGAAAATAAAAATCTTGATGTGGCAGGCTCTGAAGCTGCATCCAAAGCGGAACCTCCTGCCAAAATCTGGCATGGTATCGGTTCTCTCGGCTTCAATAATTCTACCGGCAATAGCCATGCAGAAAATCTGTTTGGCAAAATCAAGCTGGTCATCAATCCTCAAAAGTGGCGGCTTGAGTGGGGATTGGAAGCTGCACTGGGGTCAAATGGAGAGAAGCAGACTCGCCAGACTTATATAAATGATCTGCAGCTGGATTATGATTTTTCAGAGATCCGTTACGGATTTGCCAACCTGCACACTACGCGCAATAAATATGGAGCATTCCGTCACCAGTCGACTTTCTCTACAGGTATGGGTTGGCGCACAATCAAAGGTGAGCGCAGCGAACTGTCCTTGGAAACAGGTCTGGGTGTTCGCCAGACTGAAGAGAACGTATCCGGGTTGATCAGCACCGAAAAAGTTGTGCGGGGAAAACTCAACTGGGTCTATCAACTGAATGACACAGCCAAACTGGTAGAAAACTTTCGTTTTGAATCCGGTATGGGTAATACCACCATAGAGTCGGAAGCGGGGATGCATCTGCAGGTTTCTGAAAACGTAGGGCTAAAAGTTTCCTATCGAGTGATCAGCAATACAGAGGTGCCAGAGGGCGAGGCGGATACTGAAACATTGACTGCCGTTTCTCTGGGTTATCTTTTCTAGTACAAAGTCTCAACAAAAGAGGAAGAGCAATGAAGAAAAAGTTTCTCGTAGCCGTATTGGCAATCGTTCCGGCAGCGGCTTGTTTCGCAGAAGATAGCTCCGATAGTTGGTCTGGCGAAGCTGAGTTGGGTTTTACCCGATCTACCGGTAACACCGATTCTGAAAACCTGCTGTCTCGCATCAAGATCAATAAAGAATACTTGAAGTGGAGCAATGAACTGCGTCTGGAGGCAATCAATAGCTCCGAGGATGATGTTCGCACCAAGGAAAGCTACCTGATGGAGCTTCAAGCCAATCGTAAGTTCTCCGATCTTACATACGCTTTTAGTAACCTGCGTCACGTTGAAGACAAGTTTGGTGGTTTCCGCAAACAATCATCCGTCAGCTTCGGTATGGGTTGGAATGTACTGAGAGAGCCAGACCACAAACTGAAACTGGAAAGCGGTTTGGGTTATCGTCGCAGTGAAGAGCAATCTACAGAAGATATGCCAGGTGAGACGCAGGGCGAACCAGTCTTTGTTGGCAGTGCCGAGTGGGTTTACCAGCTCACTGAAACCACCACACTCAGCGACACCTTCCGTACAGAAGTGGGTAGCGACAACACCTTCACCGAGAATGAAATTGCAGCTCGCGTAAAAATTAACGCGTCACTGGGATTGAAAGTGAGCTACCTGGTACGTAACAACAGCGATGTGCCGGTTGATACCGAAAAGACCGACACGCTGACGTCGATCAGCCTCGACTACAAATTTTAATTGGTTCTAGAAAAACGTTTTCGAGGAAGTCAATGCAAGGCAAAAACAGGCGAAAAAGCGGAGTTTATATTTGATAAATGAGCATTTTGAGCCTGTTTTTAACGCCGCAGTGACAACGTAGATAGTTTTTCAATCGCTGATGGCATCGACGGTGCATGTAAGTGTACCGTCGCTCAATCGAGCGGTTACGGTTTGCCCGATTGCCACCTCTTTAACTGAATCAATCACCTGTCCCTGTTCAGTCAGGGTAATGCTGTAACCGCGCTCCAGTGTTTTCAACGGACTCACGGTATTCAGCATCTGCGCAACACCGGCCAGCGCTGTCTGGCGACTTTTAAGTTGCAGCCTAATTGCGTTGTGCAGTCTTTCGCTCAGGTAACTGGTGCGCTGTTTGTACTCGGCAATTTTTACTTCCGGGTGAAACCGTGACAGCCGCGCGGTTAACTCTTTTAAATTGCTCTGGCAGTGCTGAATCTTTTTGGCCTGGGCAGCCAGCAGGCGAATTTCCAGATGATCCAGGTGCTGTTGCTGTTCGCGGAGCCGTTCACCGGGGTGGCGTTGGCGGCGCTGCAGGTGTTCCAGCTTCTGGCGCAAAGCCTGAATCTGGCGTTTCACGGTATCCGCCAGTAATTGCTGGTAGCCAGCAAATGTCGCCATAAGCTCCGTGCCATCCGGGCTCAATAACTCAGCTGCCGCCGAAGGAGTAGGGGCGCGCAGGTCGGCAACCAGATCGGCAATGGTAAAGTCGACCTCGTGGCCAACGGCGCTGACGATGGGAATGTTGCTGTGGTAAATCGCTCGCGCAACACGCTCTTCGTTAAACGCCCACAGGTCTTCCATTGAGCCACCGCCGCGTCCGACGATCAGTACATCACAGCGGTTGTCGCGATTGGCAATTTCGATAGCGGTGGCAATTTGCTCTATGGCCTCGCGACCCTGTACCGCTGTTGGGTAAATGGATACCGGGATGGAGGGGAACCGTCGCCGCAGAATATTGAGGATATCCTGAATCGCCGCGCCGGTAGGGGAGGTGATCACACCAATGCGCTTGGGCATGGTAGGCACTGGCTTTTTGTGCTCAGCGGCAAACAAGCCTTCCGCCATGAGCTTGCTTTTAAGCTCTTCAAAGCGCCGTTGCAGTGCGCCCAGTCCGGCTTCTTCCATATGCTCGACAATCAGCTGGAATTCACCGCGGCCTTCATAAAGGCTAACCCGACAGCGCACCATAACCTGCATGCCATTTTGCGGCCGAAAGCGTACCAGGCCATTGCGGTTGCGGAACATTGCCCCGCGAACCTGGGCGTTGTCGTCTTTGAGGGTGAAGTACCAATGGCCGGAGCTGGGGCAGGCGAGGTTGGACAACTCGCCCTCCACCCAGATCAGTGGCAAGTGTGTTTCAAGCAACTGTCGGGTGCGACGGTTGAGCTGGCTGACAGTGAAGACCTGTCGTTCTGGGAGTTCGTTGATATCCATGGGGGCATTGTAAAGAAGGTGATTGTTGGGCGCTATGGTGGGTTTTGTTTGTGTTGTTGTGGTGCTTCGTAGCCGCCGCTACCTGCCGGGCAGTCTTTTCCCCTCATAATAAACACAAATCGGGGAAAAGACTGCCCGGAAGGTAACGGCTGAGTTGGGTTGAGGGTGAATGGTTCAGGCAGATGGTTTTGAGTAGGGGCTTCCAAAAATATCGAGACCTCGCTATCTTTGTTTATAGGAAAACTCACGTGCACAGGAGTGGATTTTTTGTCACTTCTGATCATCCTTTCCCAGCGACAAGTTATCGGCTAATGAAAAATAACCTCATTAGGCAAAGCAAGCGTTCGCGATATATAAATGCTATAGGCTAAATAGTCCATGAAACATATTACCTTTCTTTTAATATTACTAACCTTCAATAGTTTTGCATGTAATCAAGTTTCCGAAGCTAAAGAGGAGGTATTTGCAAAGATAATTAGAAGAGACTCGGAAGCAGTTGATATAGTAATTGTCTATCCGGATAAATTTGAAAATGCAAAGGTAGAATCTTTCTCGTTTGTTCTATTTCAAGATAATGAATTTTTCATGTATGTAGATTCGAGTATCTTGAAGCACGACTCTGGTGCAGTTGAAATCGACTTGGATCAGTGTAGCTGGTCTTATATTGCAGTCAAAGAAAGTGCATTAGACGATATTGAAATAGTCGTTAGTTATCGATGGCCTCCGACGGAGGATGGCACAGTAGTCGTGTGTGGACCAGAAAAACGACACAAGTTATCGGAAATAATCAAAAATTAAAGTGGGCAGATTTATATTCGATCTCTGAGTGCAGACTTTATACAACACTACCAGACATCTCCTATAGTTATATTCAACTAAAGGAGATACCCAAATGGCCATTCGAATATTAAAAATCATCTTGGTAATCTTTGTCGGTCTGCAGGGCTGGCTTTACGTCGCTGGCAACATTACTAATTGGGAATCCGGACTTGGCGCTGTTGGCTATGTGCTGGGAATGGAAGGGCACGAGGTCTACCCAAATCATATCTTTCCATCGATCACTAACCCGGCTTTAGTGACAATTGCTTTCATAACTATTATCACTGGAGAGTTTTTGGTTGGTGCGCTCTCGTTTAAAGGTGCTTGTGACCTGTGGAAAGCGCGAAATGGCAGTGCAGATGAATTCAATTCTGCGAAGACTTTTGCAATCTTAGGCTCGGGCATGGCAATGGTGGTCTGGTTTGGGGGTTTTATTGTTATCGGTGGAGCGCTTTTTCAGATGTGGCAGACCGCGATTGGTTGGAATTCGTTTGAGGGGGCTTTTGTTTATGCGGCCTGGAGCGCGTTTGTCCTGCTGTTTGTGAATAGTCCAGATAGGTAGATATCGAACCCGGCAACATTCAAGGAAGCAAGGCCTTTTACCCTTCAAAACCGTAGCCGGCATGGATGCCGGCTCCGAGCTTACAGGGATGTATTCACAGCGTGTTTTGAAGGGTAAAAGGCCTTGCTTCCGTTACTACGAAGCTCCAATACAAAAAAGCCTCGCAAGCAACCAGCAAATTACATCTGCTCCATCACCTCGATACCCAATAACTCCAGACCACAGGCCAGTGTGTCGGCGGTGCGCTTGCACAGCAGCAGGCGGCTGGCGCGGGTGGCGGTGTCTACGTCGTCTTTGAGTACCGGGCAGTGTTCGTAGAAGCTCATAAACTGGCTGGCCAGTTCGTAGAGGTAACTGCACAGAATGTGCGGGTAGGCGTCGGCGGCTACCTGGTCGAGTACTTCACCCAGTTGCAGCAGTTTCATGGCCAGGGCTTTTTCCTGCGGCTCGGCGATGGTGATGTCGCCATTCAGCTGTTCTGCATCGATTTCTGCGCGGCGGAAGATGCTGTGAATACGTGCGTAAGCGTATTGCAGGTAGGGGGCGGTGTTGCCCTCAAAGCTCAGCATGCTGTCCCAGCTGAAGATGTAGTCGTTAGTGCGGGTTTTGCTGAGATCGGCGTATTTCACCGCGCCGATACCCACTTTGCGAGCTACTTCTGTACGCTGGGCTTCTGGCATATCCGGATTTTTCTCGGTCACCAGTTTGGTGGCGCGTTCAACCGCTTCGGTCAGCAGTTCGGCCAGTTTAACGGTGCCACCGGTACGGGTCTTAAATGGTTTGCCGTCGTTGCCCATCATGGTGCCGAACGGGCAGTGTTCAAAGCTGAGGTTGTCGCTGGCAAAGCCGGCTTTGCGAGATGCTGTTATTACCTGCTTCATGTGCAGTGACTGGCGCGCATCAGTAAAGATCAGGATGCGGTCGGCGTTCAGCTGGTGACAGCGGTAATCCATTGCGGCGAGGTCAGTAGTGGCGTAGAGGTAACCACCGCCAGACTTCTGGACGATCATCGGGCTTGGATTGCCGTTCTTGTCGGCCAGCTCTTCCAGGAACACAACCTTGGCGCCCTGGTCGTCAACCGCCAGGCTTTTCTCTTCGAGAGTCTTGATAACGCCGGGCAGGGCGTCGTTGAAGGCGCTTTCCGGCTTGATGTCATCGTGACCCAGGGTCACATTCAGGGCGCGGTAGATTTCTTCACTGTGCTGAACCGAAATATCGATAAATTGTTGCCACAATTTCAGGCAGTGGCTGTCACCGCCTTGTAACTTGACTACATATTGACGCGATTTGTCGGCAAAATCGGCGTCATTGTCAAAATGTTTCTTGGCTTGCTGATAAAAAGTCTCCAGGTCTTTCAGAGCGAGTTCAGCCTGCTCACCTTCACCCAGATGTTCCTCCAATTCGGCGATCAGCATGCCGAACTGAGTGCCCCAGTCACCCATGTGGTTCTGGCGAACTACCTTATTGCCGAGGAACTCCAGTACTCGCACAACTGAGTCACCAATAATGGTGCTGCGCAGGTGGCCAACATGCATCTCTTTGGCCAGGTTTGGCGCGGAGTAATCCACGACCACAGTCTGTGCAGGATCGGCGGGTGTTGCGCCGAGGCGTTTATCTGCCTGTGAGCTATTTAATTGCTCAGCCAGAAAAGGTTGTGCCAGATGTATATTGATAAACCCGGGGCCAGCCAGTTCGACTTTGTCGGCGATGCCGTTCAGATCAAGGGTATCGACAACCTTTTGCGCCAATTCGCGAGGGTTGGTTTTCAGGCGTTTTGCGGCGCCCAATACGCCGTTGGCCTGAAAGTCACCAAACTCTGGTTTGGTGCTGTAGGTAACATGGGGGCTGCACTCGGCAGGAATCTCACAGGCAGTCATGGCGGCCTGGATACGATCGGACAGTAACTGTTTGATGCTCATGGAAATTTTGTCTGTTTTTACCGGCGGGAAATGACGTGTATTGTAGGGCTTTTTGCCTTTTAAACATAGTCTTGTAAAAAAATTTCACGAAAAATCAGAGGGTTGCGCGAAACTCGAGGTTGTTTGTACTATTCGTCAGATCCACTTCAGGGGCTTGATTCCTGAGTGGGTGAAACCTAATAACACCGAGGAGATTTCCCGAATGGCCGATCAGTTGTTTCAACAAGGCGTCGACCTGATGCTCTATGGCATGGGAACCGTATTTGTGTTTTTGGCGATCCTGGTGATCGCGACCGGAGGTATGACCAAGTTTATTGGGCGCTTCTTCCCGGAAGTGATCGAAATTCCAGAGTCAAAGCCGGTATCGCAAGGCAGTGGTCAACAGTCTGTCGATTCCAAAACACTGAAGATTATTCAAGCTGCGGTCGATAAGCATCGCGGTCGCAAATAACTTTAGGGCGCCTCTAAAAATGCACTTTTTCAGCGATAGCCGCGTTGGCAACGTACTCGACTCCTCATGTATGTCTTATACACTCCGGGTCTCCGTGCGCTGCCGCCTTGCTCTCGCAAAAAAAATCACTATTTTTAAAAGCGCCCTTTCGTTCTCTCATATTTTCACCTGGCTAGCTGCCGGTGGTTAACGTGTAAATTTGATTTCAATGCACATGGTCTAAAAGACACTGCATTGGTCTGATAGGGGAATTTACAGATGTCCGATTCATCTACCCAAACCCACAACAAGTTGGGTATTACCGATGTCGTATTGCGCGACGCTCACCAGTCACTGTTTGCAACGCGACTCCGTCTGGATGACATGCTGCCGATTGCAGAGAAGCTGGATAAAGTTGGCTTCTGGTCACTGGAAACCTGGGGTGGCGCTACCTTTGACTCCTGTATTCGCTACCTTGGAGAAGATCCTTGGGATCGCATTCGCGAACTGAAAAAAGCGATGCCAAACACGCCGCAACAGATGCTGTTCCGCGGCCAGAATATCCTCGGTTACCGCCACTATGCCGACGACGTGGTTGAAAAATTTGTTGAGCGCTGTGCCACCAACGGTGTAGACGTGTTTCGCGTATTTGATGCCATGAACGATATGCGCAACCTGGAAACTGCCCTCAAGGCTGTGAAAAAGGTTGGCAAGCACGCTCAAGGTACACTTTCATACACATTAAGCCCGGTTCACGATATTGAAACCTGGGTGAGCATGGGTAAGCAGCTTGAAGACATGGGCGCCGATTCCATTGCCATTAAAGACATGGCCGGTCTGCTCAAGCCTTATGAAGGCTATGAACTGGTTTCCCGCCTAAAGGCAGAGACCGATCTGCGCATACACCTGCATGCTCACGCTACCACTGGCCTGTCTACGGCAACTGCACTGAAGTGTATTGAAGCTGGCATCGACAACGTCGATAGCGCCATCTCTTCCATGTCGATGACCTACGGCCACAGCCCCACCGAATCACTGGTGGCGATGCTGGAAGGTACTTACCGCGACACCGGTTTGAATCTGCAGCTGCTGGAAGAGATCGCCGCGTACTTCCGCGATGTGCGTAAGAAATACGCCAAGTTTGAAGGCTCATTGAGGGGTGTTGACTCCCGCATTCTGGTTGCCCAGGTGCCGGGCGGCATGTTGACCAATATGGAAAACCAGCTGCGCGACCAGGGTGCCGAAGACAAGCTTGATGACGTGCTGGCCGAAATACCGCAAGTGCGTAAAGACCTCGGCTACCTGCCACTGGTAACACCTACCTCTCAAATCGTAGGTACCCAGGCGGTACTCAATGTACTGACCGGCGAGCGTTACAAGTCGCTGTCCAAAGAGACCTGCGGTGTTTTGAAAGGTGAGTATGGCGCTACTCCTGCGCCAGTGAATGCCGAGCTGCAGGCTCGCGTTCTGGATGGTGCCGAGCCGGTTACCTGTCGTCCGGCAGACCTGCTTGAGCCGGAACTGGACAAGCTTACTGCTGAGCTGCTCGACCTGGCGAAAGAGAAGGGCATTAACCTGGCTCAGGGCGACGATCAAATTGATGACGTGCTGACCTACGCACTGTTCCCGCAAATCGGTCTCAAGTTTCTGGAAAACCGCAATAACCCGGCGGCGTTTGAACCGGTACCAACTGGTAAGGATGTACCGACCACCGATGCCGGTGAAGAGATTTATACCGTTCAGGTTGAAGGTGTCGATTACACCGTAACCGTGAGTGCGGGTGGTGATGTCAGCGGCATTGTGCCGGTTGCAGGCGGCGCTTCCACTGCCACCCAGGCTGCTGCACCAGTTACCGGTGGTGAGCCAGTACCGTCACCGCTGGCTGGCAATATCTTCAAAGTGCTGGTTACTCCGGGGCAACAGGTTAAGGAAGGCGACAACATCATTATCCTGGAAGCCATGAAAATGGAGACGGCTGTGTCGGCTCCTCGGGATGGCACCATCGGCGATATCAACGTAAAAGAGGGGGATGCAGTCACAGTGGGCGCACCTCTGGTCACTATCGGATAAGGGGCGCTCGATGGAACCATTACTTAACTTATGGGCCGATTCGGGCCTGTCGCAACTGACTGCTGGTCAGGCAGTGATGATGGCCGTGGGCCTGACATTACTGTATCTGGCGATCAAGAAAGGCTTTGAACCACTGCTGTTGGTGCCAATTGGCTTTGGTACCTTGCTGGTAAACGTTCCCGGTGCAGGTTTTGAAGCCGCACCGGTCTATGATGCCCTGGGCCATATGGAGAGCCCGGGTGGTTTGATGTATTACATCTACCACGTAGGGATTGAGTCGGGTATGTTCCCGCTGATTATCTTTATGGGCGTGGGTGCAATGACCGATTTTGGTCCAATGCTTGCCAATCCGCGCACGCTGTTTTTGGGTGCTGCGGCGCAGTTCGGTATTTTTGCCACTGTAATTGGTGCAGTCGGGCTGAGTGCCGCCGGTATTTTCGATTTCAGCATTCAGGATGCGGCTTCCATCGGTATTATCGGTGGCGCCGATGGCCCAACGGCGATTTTTGTTACCAGTAAGTTGTCTCCGGATCTGCTCGGTGCCATTGCGGTAGCAGCGTATTCCTACATGGCGCTGGTTCCGATTATTCAGCCGCCAATTATGAAAGCCCTGACAACGCCGGAAGAGCGCAAAATCAAAATGGAGCAGCTGCGCCATGTTTCCAAAACGGAAAAGATTGCGTTCCCGCTGATTCTGTTGATTCTGGTTGCACTGTTTCTGCCAAGCGCCGCGCCGCTGTTGGGTATGTTCTGTTTCGGCAACCTGATGCGCGAGTGTGGTGTGGTTTCCCGCTTGAGTGATACCACCCAGAATGCCCTGATCAATATCGTAACGATCTTCTTGGGGCTGGGTGTTGGCTCAAAAATGAGCGCCGAGAAATTCCTCAACGCGGAAACGCTGGGTATTTTGGTGCTGGGGATGATCGCTTTTTGTATCGGTACTGCTTGTGGTGTGTTGATGGCAAAATTGATGAACCGCTTTGGCAAAACCCCGATCAACCCCCTGATTGGCTCTGCCGGTGTGTCAGCGGTTCCGATGGCAGCTCGAGTCTCCAATAAGGTCGGGCTGGAATCCAACCCGCACAACTTCCTGTTGATGCATGCCATGGGCCCCAACGTTGCCGGGGTAATTGGCTCGGCGGTTGCCGCTGGTGTCATGCTCTCAATGGTTGGCGGTCAATAAATAAAAAAAGCTGCTCGTAAGCAATTGCGAGCAGCTTTTTTTGCACTCAAATTTTTCTTTTATTTAACCTTTAATTTTCTTTTTGTGGGCCTATCCACACTTGTTGGGCATTCACAAATTCATGAATGCCATGAGGCCCCAGTTCTCGGCCAAACCCGGATCTTTTAATGCCTCCACTGGGTAGGCGGGGGTCTGTTTTAACAATTCCATTAATAGCGACCTGACCGGTTTCCAGTAGTGGAGCCATGGCTTCTCCGCGTTTGTGAGTGGTCCAGATAGCAGCTGCCAGACCATATTCGCTGTTATTAGCCAGCGATATAGCGTGCTGTACATTCTCAGCTTTCATCGCCACAGCGACTGGCCCGAATGTTTCTTCACGGCTGGCAGTCATCTCCTCGGTTACATCGGCCAGTAGAGTTACCGGATAGAAATAGCCATCTCCATCGGGTAATTCACCGCCGAGAAAACAGTGTGCTCCCTGGCTGATGGATTCGCAGACCTGGCGATGCAGGTTATCGCGCAGATCCTTTCGAGCGATAGGGCCGATATCGGTTTCGTCCAATTCCGGATCTCCAACCACCAGTTTTTCCAGACGTTCTTTCAGCAGGTCGATCATTTCTTCATAGACTGGAGCTTCGATAATTATTCGCTTTGCGGCGATACAACTTTGGCCGGCATTGATAATTCGGGACAGAACAATGACATCCGCTGCCTTCTCAAGATCAGCATCGGCCA is a window from the Porticoccaceae bacterium LTM1 genome containing:
- the xseA gene encoding exodeoxyribonuclease VII large subunit, which encodes MDINELPERQVFTVSQLNRRTRQLLETHLPLIWVEGELSNLACPSSGHWYFTLKDDNAQVRGAMFRNRNGLVRFRPQNGMQVMVRCRVSLYEGRGEFQLIVEHMEEAGLGALQRRFEELKSKLMAEGLFAAEHKKPVPTMPKRIGVITSPTGAAIQDILNILRRRFPSIPVSIYPTAVQGREAIEQIATAIEIANRDNRCDVLIVGRGGGSMEDLWAFNEERVARAIYHSNIPIVSAVGHEVDFTIADLVADLRAPTPSAAAELLSPDGTELMATFAGYQQLLADTVKRQIQALRQKLEHLQRRQRHPGERLREQQQHLDHLEIRLLAAQAKKIQHCQSNLKELTARLSRFHPEVKIAEYKQRTSYLSERLHNAIRLQLKSRQTALAGVAQMLNTVSPLKTLERGYSITLTEQGQVIDSVKEVAIGQTVTARLSDGTLTCTVDAISD
- a CDS encoding DUF2165 domain-containing protein, which translates into the protein MAIRILKIILVIFVGLQGWLYVAGNITNWESGLGAVGYVLGMEGHEVYPNHIFPSITNPALVTIAFITIITGEFLVGALSFKGACDLWKARNGSADEFNSAKTFAILGSGMAMVVWFGGFIVIGGALFQMWQTAIGWNSFEGAFVYAAWSAFVLLFVNSPDR
- a CDS encoding OadG family transporter subunit translates to MADQLFQQGVDLMLYGMGTVFVFLAILVIATGGMTKFIGRFFPEVIEIPESKPVSQGSGQQSVDSKTLKIIQAAVDKHRGRK
- a CDS encoding sodium ion-translocating decarboxylase subunit beta; translated protein: MEPLLNLWADSGLSQLTAGQAVMMAVGLTLLYLAIKKGFEPLLLVPIGFGTLLVNVPGAGFEAAPVYDALGHMESPGGLMYYIYHVGIESGMFPLIIFMGVGAMTDFGPMLANPRTLFLGAAAQFGIFATVIGAVGLSAAGIFDFSIQDAASIGIIGGADGPTAIFVTSKLSPDLLGAIAVAAYSYMALVPIIQPPIMKALTTPEERKIKMEQLRHVSKTEKIAFPLILLILVALFLPSAAPLLGMFCFGNLMRECGVVSRLSDTTQNALINIVTIFLGLGVGSKMSAEKFLNAETLGILVLGMIAFCIGTACGVLMAKLMNRFGKTPINPLIGSAGVSAVPMAARVSNKVGLESNPHNFLLMHAMGPNVAGVIGSAVAAGVMLSMVGGQ
- a CDS encoding DUF481 domain-containing protein, with protein sequence MKPLILFSAFLSLPVWATNLAETENKNLDVAGSEAASKAEPPAKIWHGIGSLGFNNSTGNSHAENLFGKIKLVINPQKWRLEWGLEAALGSNGEKQTRQTYINDLQLDYDFSEIRYGFANLHTTRNKYGAFRHQSTFSTGMGWRTIKGERSELSLETGLGVRQTEENVSGLISTEKVVRGKLNWVYQLNDTAKLVENFRFESGMGNTTIESEAGMHLQVSENVGLKVSYRVISNTEVPEGEADTETLTAVSLGYLF
- a CDS encoding DUF481 domain-containing protein produces the protein MKKKFLVAVLAIVPAAACFAEDSSDSWSGEAELGFTRSTGNTDSENLLSRIKINKEYLKWSNELRLEAINSSEDDVRTKESYLMELQANRKFSDLTYAFSNLRHVEDKFGGFRKQSSVSFGMGWNVLREPDHKLKLESGLGYRRSEEQSTEDMPGETQGEPVFVGSAEWVYQLTETTTLSDTFRTEVGSDNTFTENEIAARVKINASLGLKVSYLVRNNSDVPVDTEKTDTLTSISLDYKF
- the argS gene encoding arginine--tRNA ligase gives rise to the protein MSIKQLLSDRIQAAMTACEIPAECSPHVTYSTKPEFGDFQANGVLGAAKRLKTNPRELAQKVVDTLDLNGIADKVELAGPGFINIHLAQPFLAEQLNSSQADKRLGATPADPAQTVVVDYSAPNLAKEMHVGHLRSTIIGDSVVRVLEFLGNKVVRQNHMGDWGTQFGMLIAELEEHLGEGEQAELALKDLETFYQQAKKHFDNDADFADKSRQYVVKLQGGDSHCLKLWQQFIDISVQHSEEIYRALNVTLGHDDIKPESAFNDALPGVIKTLEEKSLAVDDQGAKVVFLEELADKNGNPSPMIVQKSGGGYLYATTDLAAMDYRCHQLNADRILIFTDARQSLHMKQVITASRKAGFASDNLSFEHCPFGTMMGNDGKPFKTRTGGTVKLAELLTEAVERATKLVTEKNPDMPEAQRTEVARKVGIGAVKYADLSKTRTNDYIFSWDSMLSFEGNTAPYLQYAYARIHSIFRRAEIDAEQLNGDITIAEPQEKALAMKLLQLGEVLDQVAADAYPHILCSYLYELASQFMSFYEHCPVLKDDVDTATRASRLLLCKRTADTLACGLELLGIEVMEQM
- the oadA gene encoding sodium-extruding oxaloacetate decarboxylase subunit alpha — translated: MSDSSTQTHNKLGITDVVLRDAHQSLFATRLRLDDMLPIAEKLDKVGFWSLETWGGATFDSCIRYLGEDPWDRIRELKKAMPNTPQQMLFRGQNILGYRHYADDVVEKFVERCATNGVDVFRVFDAMNDMRNLETALKAVKKVGKHAQGTLSYTLSPVHDIETWVSMGKQLEDMGADSIAIKDMAGLLKPYEGYELVSRLKAETDLRIHLHAHATTGLSTATALKCIEAGIDNVDSAISSMSMTYGHSPTESLVAMLEGTYRDTGLNLQLLEEIAAYFRDVRKKYAKFEGSLRGVDSRILVAQVPGGMLTNMENQLRDQGAEDKLDDVLAEIPQVRKDLGYLPLVTPTSQIVGTQAVLNVLTGERYKSLSKETCGVLKGEYGATPAPVNAELQARVLDGAEPVTCRPADLLEPELDKLTAELLDLAKEKGINLAQGDDQIDDVLTYALFPQIGLKFLENRNNPAAFEPVPTGKDVPTTDAGEEIYTVQVEGVDYTVTVSAGGDVSGIVPVAGGASTATQAAAPVTGGEPVPSPLAGNIFKVLVTPGQQVKEGDNIIILEAMKMETAVSAPRDGTIGDINVKEGDAVTVGAPLVTIG